The Humidesulfovibrio mexicanus genomic interval ATGTACCCCGCATGTTCGCCCTGCGGGGGCTGGTATTCACTGGTCTTCGGCGGATGATACGGCCTCGGGCTGGTGCCCATGCGAACGCTCCAGGGAGGCTCGCAGGCCTGCTACGTCGGGGCTCGTGGCCCTCACGTGATTCATGCACCCGCAACGCGGGCATTTGATGGTCAGCGCCAGGGCGTAGCCCCTAGCCAGAAGCCGGTTACAGTTGCCGCAACGAATCTCCTTTTCCATGACACCTTTGACGGTTGCGCCTGCGCCTGCTACCTCTCCGGTACCCCGTGCACGGGCCGGAGAGCGGCTTCGGCCGTGGTCCGGCGTTACCGCGCCGGGCCAGTGGGGGAGGGCTCAATCTCCCCCGCCTCTCCACTCTCTTGGGCGCGGGGCGGCCGCTTGGTCGCCCCGCCTCAAAGCCCCAATATCTCCAGCAGCACGGTGGCCGGGCCATCGCCCGGGTTGCCCTGGGCGTCCGTGACGGCGGCCTCGGCCTGGGCGGCTGCGTACAGACGCTCCGCGTGGCCGATGCTGATCGCGGCCGCGTCAAGAT includes:
- a CDS encoding Com family DNA-binding transcriptional regulator, which encodes MEKEIRCGNCNRLLARGYALALTIKCPRCGCMNHVRATSPDVAGLRASLERSHGHQPEAVSSAEDQ